DNA from Chloroherpetonaceae bacterium:
CCAAGTTCAAACCCCATCGCGCGGGGAAGGTGCACAAGCAAAGCCATAAGAAACACATAAAGCGCCATAAGTAGGTAGGCAAGTTGATCGTATTTCCCAATCACGGCACTCACAATAAAAGCAAGAATACACACAAGCGTGAAGTAATTCCAGAAGTACGGAAATGGCAAATAGTCAGGCACAAACGAGGCACCGACATCGGGCTTGCCCAAGTGAAGCGCCACATACAAGAGGAACGATAATGGAAAGAGATATCGGCCAAGATGAAAGATGTTCTTCATTGCATTGAAATTAGTTGGTTGGAAAAGGTACAAGCGGCCGAATTTCAACCGAGCTTTGCGGATACTTGAGAATCGGACAAGTTTTGCTCCACTCTTGAACTTCTTCAAGGCTTTCGGACTTGCAGATTAAAAAGCCCGAAACCAAAACGCTGTTCGCTACTTTATGCGGATGACCTGCACGAACGCCCGCGCTATCAACAATCGCGGCGTCATACCGAATGGGCGCAGTACTCACCAATTTGCCCTGCATTGCGATATTGCCAATCCACGCTTGCCATTTGGGCATGTCTTCGGCCATATCTTGTGTTGAAGCCAAGTAACCGGACTCGGCACTGGCATTGCGAAATAATAAGAGATATTCTGTCATTGGTTGTGAATTTAAGTTTTGAAAAGTACTTCATTCAGTTCATCTGAACGATGCAAAATTGCCAATCTTTACTTCCCCCAATGATGACAAAAGTCTATAATTTTGATTTTAATCGGCTGAATACATCTTTATGAATGCCAAGATAGGAGGCAATGAGCTTGCTCGAAACGCGTGTCATCAAAGCCGGTCGATGCTTCATGAGCCACTTAATGCGGTCAAGCGAGGAAAGGGAAACAAAGGAATTAATGCGGTAAACCGAATTGGCATAAGAGACTTCAAGGATTTGGCGATAGATGGCTTCGAATTGAGGAACTCTTGTCATCATCTCTTGAAAGGCGGTGAAATCGATGACGAGTAATTGTGAAGGCTCAACCGCCCGAATATTTTCAGTTGCCGGTTGCTGTTTGCCAAAGCTCATTAATTCGGTACACCAACTGTCTTCGATGATGATATCGCGGGTGGTTTCATTCATCTCATCATCATAGACAAACACTTGCAAACACCCCTTCGCGATGAAATAAACATGCTTGCAAACTTCTCCTTGTGTTAGAAGTGTTTGGTTTCGCTTGGTCTTTAAGGTTTTGAAATTAGAAAGAACCAAGTCCAATTGCTCTGTTTGAGACCCAAGCCGTTTGATTAAATGTGTTTTTAGCGTTTCAATCATACAGGTTTTGATAGAAAGAAAACATCAAATCAATGGAAATGAAAAAGGAAAATAGGGTCATCAAATAAGAAATCAAAAGCCCGAAACTTGGATTTCAGGCTTGAAATAAAAAAAAGAAAAAATAATGATTAATACACCGGCTCGGCGAATGTTTTAAGAACAGTCATTGAAGCGTCTTCAACTTCTTTGTGCAAGCTGCCACCGTGCGAATCCATTGTAACGATTGCGGCAAAGCCCTTCACTTGCAAATGCCACATTGCTTCGGGCACGCCCATTTCTTCAAGGAAATGCACACCCGTCACCCGTTCTATACACTTGGCATAGTATTGTGCCGCGCCTCCAATAGCATTGAGATACACCGCACCGTGGTCTTGCAATCCTTTTAAGGTCTTCGCACCCATTCCGCCTTTACCAATTACGGCTCGAAGCCCAAGCTTCTTGATAATATCCGCTTGGTATGGCTCCTCGCGAATGGAGGTGGTTGGGCCGGCAGCTGTAATTTTATAGGTTCCATCCGGGTTTTTGAGCACCACAGGGCCACAGTGATACAGCACGCCACCTTGCGTATTGACGCCTTCGGGCAAATCGTGGTGCATCATATAGTGGTGGAAGGCGTCGCGGCCGGTGTGCATTTCGCCATCCACAATCACCACATCACCCACTTTGAGTGAGCGGATAACTTCTTCAGAAATCGGCGCTTTGAGCACCACTTCTTTTCCTGTGAGCGTAATGCCTTCACCTTGGGCAAGGCGTTTAATTTCATCGGACTCGCGGTATTGCCAGCGAAGAATGGCACCTTTTGAGTCTAACTCAACGCCCAGCCGTCGGTATGCCCAGCAGTTATAGGCCACACTGACAAAGAAACTCGCCGGAAGTCGATCGGCTTTGCCGATTTTGCAGCCCAAGAGCGTTACTTTTCCGCCAAAGCCCATCGTTCCAATGTCGAGCTTATCGGCATTGGCCATCACATAGGTTTCAAGGTCGCGCAGAACGGGATCGGGGTTGGTATCATCAACGGTTCGAAGCAGTTGTTCTTTGGCGAGTTCGTAGCCCGAGGTGCGGTCGCCGC
Protein-coding regions in this window:
- a CDS encoding YciI family protein; the protein is MTEYLLLFRNASAESGYLASTQDMAEDMPKWQAWIGNIAMQGKLVSTAPIRYDAAIVDSAGVRAGHPHKVANSVLVSGFLICKSESLEEVQEWSKTCPILKYPQSSVEIRPLVPFPTN
- a CDS encoding cyclic nucleotide-binding domain-containing protein gives rise to the protein MIETLKTHLIKRLGSQTEQLDLVLSNFKTLKTKRNQTLLTQGEVCKHVYFIAKGCLQVFVYDDEMNETTRDIIIEDSWCTELMSFGKQQPATENIRAVEPSQLLVIDFTAFQEMMTRVPQFEAIYRQILEVSYANSVYRINSFVSLSSLDRIKWLMKHRPALMTRVSSKLIASYLGIHKDVFSRLKSKL
- a CDS encoding FumA C-terminus/TtdB family hydratase beta subunit, which gives rise to MSAESTPRSLNQTLKNSILALITETSTNLPSDVRRAVASAAVREAAESRSGLAMSTITLNVDMACDNVSPICQDTGMPTFFIHTPIGVNQLEIKDAIRAATIEATKTGKLRPNSVDPITGKNSGNNVGEGVPVMHFEQWENDFTEIKLILKGGGCENKNIQYSLPMELPGLGKAGRDLEGIRKCIMHAVWQAQGQGCSAGFIGVGIGGDRTSGYELAKEQLLRTVDDTNPDPVLRDLETYVMANADKLDIGTMGFGGKVTLLGCKIGKADRLPASFFVSVAYNCWAYRRLGVELDSKGAILRWQYRESDEIKRLAQGEGITLTGKEVVLKAPISEEVIRSLKVGDVVIVDGEMHTGRDAFHHYMMHHDLPEGVNTQGGVLYHCGPVVLKNPDGTYKITAAGPTTSIREEPYQADIIKKLGLRAVIGKGGMGAKTLKGLQDHGAVYLNAIGGAAQYYAKCIERVTGVHFLEEMGVPEAMWHLQVKGFAAIVTMDSHGGSLHKEVEDASMTVLKTFAEPVY